A genome region from Flavobacterium sp. CFS9 includes the following:
- a CDS encoding N-acetylglucosamine kinase has translation MKLIVDSGSTKADWIAIDDNGKVLFTTQTLGLNPEILDGPEIVERLNDRFDILQNKKNATHLFFYGAGCGTERMKIELSRIFQEYFENAIVEVQEDTYAAVYATTPKGEAAIVSILGTGSNCSFFDGKVLHQKVQSLGFIAMDDCSGNVFGKELIRKYYFNKMPKELAVEFEKEYNLDPDFIKNKLYKEPNPNAYLATFAKFLIKHKDTEFCRKIIFKGMKSFVKNYIKQFDNCKEVPVHFVGSIAFYLKDELQETFDKYGLQLGNVLRRPIDGLIAYHVANQ, from the coding sequence TAGTGGATCTACTAAAGCCGATTGGATTGCAATTGATGATAATGGAAAAGTATTATTCACCACACAAACTTTAGGGTTAAATCCTGAAATTCTTGACGGTCCGGAGATAGTAGAAAGATTAAACGATCGTTTTGATATTCTGCAAAATAAAAAGAACGCCACGCATTTGTTTTTTTACGGAGCAGGTTGCGGTACCGAGAGGATGAAAATAGAACTTTCCAGAATATTTCAGGAATATTTTGAGAATGCAATCGTAGAAGTTCAGGAAGATACTTATGCGGCGGTATATGCAACTACTCCAAAAGGAGAAGCTGCGATTGTGAGTATCTTAGGTACCGGTTCTAATTGCAGTTTTTTTGATGGAAAAGTATTGCATCAAAAAGTACAGTCACTTGGGTTTATTGCAATGGACGACTGTAGCGGAAATGTTTTTGGAAAAGAATTAATCAGAAAGTATTATTTCAATAAAATGCCAAAAGAACTGGCAGTTGAATTTGAGAAGGAGTATAATTTAGATCCTGATTTTATCAAAAATAAGTTGTATAAAGAACCAAATCCAAATGCTTATTTAGCGACTTTTGCAAAGTTCCTGATCAAGCATAAAGATACTGAGTTTTGTAGAAAAATTATTTTCAAGGGAATGAAGTCTTTCGTGAAAAACTACATCAAGCAATTTGACAATTGCAAAGAAGTTCCTGTTCATTTTGTTGGTTCAATAGCTTTTTATCTAAAAGACGAATTACAGGAAACTTTCGATAAATACGGACTTCAATTGGGTAATGTTTTAAGAAGGCCTATTGATGGATTAATTGCTTATCACGTTGCAAATCAATAA
- a CDS encoding methylglyoxal synthase, with protein MEIAIIAHDGKKADMVQFLNKNKTLLLQDNIKLIATGTTGSKAVNAGFKVKRMLSGPMGGDAQIAARVAEGKTNMVFFFKDPLASHAHEVDINMLIRVCDVHNVPLATNEASAQLLLNAIALQL; from the coding sequence ATGGAAATTGCTATCATAGCACATGATGGAAAAAAGGCAGACATGGTTCAGTTTTTGAATAAAAACAAGACCTTACTGCTTCAGGACAATATTAAATTAATCGCAACGGGAACTACAGGGAGTAAGGCTGTAAATGCAGGTTTTAAGGTGAAAAGAATGCTTTCGGGACCAATGGGAGGAGATGCGCAGATTGCAGCAAGAGTAGCCGAAGGGAAGACGAATATGGTTTTCTTTTTTAAAGATCCGCTGGCAAGTCATGCTCACGAAGTTGATATCAATATGCTGATTCGTGTTTGCGATGTTCATAATGTACCGTTGGCAACTAATGAAGCTTCGGCGCAGTTACTGCTAAATGCCATTGCCTTGCAATTATAG
- a CDS encoding RidA family protein: MKKIIFTEKAPAPIGPYNQAVLSGNTLYASGQIAINPTSGELVTDNINDETKQVMENIAAILEAANMSFENVVKATIFIMDMNNFAAINAVYGSYFDEKTAPARETVQVACLPKNVNVEISIIAVQ; encoded by the coding sequence ATGAAAAAAATCATCTTTACCGAAAAGGCGCCGGCTCCAATTGGTCCTTACAATCAGGCTGTATTATCAGGAAACACACTTTATGCATCAGGTCAGATTGCAATCAATCCAACCTCTGGCGAACTTGTAACAGACAATATCAATGATGAAACCAAACAGGTAATGGAAAATATTGCCGCAATTTTAGAAGCTGCAAATATGTCTTTTGAAAATGTAGTGAAAGCTACCATCTTTATCATGGATATGAATAATTTCGCCGCTATAAATGCTGTTTACGGCTCTTATTTCGACGAAAAAACAGCTCCTGCACGTGAAACTGTTCAGGTGGCCTGTTTACCTAAAAATGTAAATGTTGAAATTTCGATAATTGCTGTACAATAA